The Actinomycetota bacterium genome segment CCATCCATTACTAATTTGTTTCTGATATACTCATAATCTGATTCAATTTCATCTATTAATTCACGATCTTTCTCTAAATCAATGATATCTACTTTAAGAAGTTTTGATTTTGGAATATTTTTACCTTCCCATGATACTGCACAAAAGATTATAGTCTTTAATTTCTGCCAGCAATGACTTTTATAAAAGGATGTGTCTCTTAATTCATTTTTGTTTATCATGGTAATTGCCATGGTTTCTTTTGGAACTAATTTGCCTTTTACATAATAAAAGGCAACAGATTTCAATTCAAAGTTTTCTCCATTGGAGGCCTTACTGCAATTGTTATTCAGTCCTGCAAGTCTTTCCAAAACTAAGCCTTTCCAGCCTTTATTCTGCTTACCATTTTTAAACACAACAATTTCCAATTTTTTGGCAAAATTAAAAAGATCTACATTTAAATATTTTTTAAGATTATTGAACGCTTCTTCTCTGGTAATTATATTCATAAGATATTAAAAATTTAAACTTATATATTATTATTCTAAATAAATATTTTAATTTTGACAAATTAATACATTGTAATAATAATAAAACAAACAATAAAAAAATTTAAAAAAAACATATTAATAGATATTATGGCAGAAGGCGGGCTATTCATAACCTTATATGACAACGATTCTTTAGAGTTGTATTTACAGAAAAATTTATATTCGTTTCTAATGAAACCTCAATTTGGGATCCCCTCAGCCCATAGCAGACATTTTCATGCTTTGGCAGACTATTCATGTATAAGAGAAGGTACGCATATTTTTTTCTTTTCCAAAAGGCGGATAATTTATGGCGGTCAGGCTATAGGCCACCAAAGTCTCGGGTCATTTTATTTAAATGGCACTCATAGCCCTTTGGGCAGAGAGGCTAAGGCAGAACTTTTTTGGGATGAATCTTCACGTTATGAGCCCACTTCTCATAAAGGAATTTTTTTAGTAGAAGAAATAGAAAAATGTCAGCCCTATGTTCTCATTTTTAAGGATTATTTAGAGCTTAAAAGAAAGATGATATGTACCGATGAACTATATTTTATAATAGGTAAACTTGGTTTTCCTTTACCTTCAAATTCAATACAAAATATGGGTTTCTGTACGATGACACCCGGTGAAACTGTAGTTCTAATGAATTTATTAAGGCAAAGTAAAGAAATATTTATTTCAAATAAGGATTTTAGTGGAATTACAATAGGCGAAAATAAAACATTATTTAATAAAAATTTAGGAATAAAAGATTTGGCATATGACTACAAAAAGGGCAGTATATTAAATGAAGCACATTTGGAAGCAAGCCTATTAGCGAATCCTGGATTATTTAAAAATGAATTATTAAGGCCGGAAAAAAAGGATGTGATTTGTAGGCAAGTCCCTATTTCTCCATTTAAATCCTACCAAATGGATAGATCAGATATATGTTATTACAGGCATGATAACCCTATTAAGGAGGGTACTCTTCCTAATATAATAATTGAATTAAAAAATAAAATAGCTGGAATAGATTCAATTATACAAACTCAAAAATACTTAAGATGGATAAAACAAATTTTAGACAACTCTTTTGTCAAAATAGACATAAAAGCATTTATTTTCGCACCTTCTTTTTCCTTAACAAGCGTTAAAAGAGCTACAAGTGAATTTAAAGATAGAATCTATCTAGTTTCTTTTTCTGGAGATATTTTATCTTTGGATGATTTAATATAGTTTGTACTAAATTTTATATTGCTTAAATTCTCTAAGAGGTCTGGTTTTCTAAAAATAAATAAATGTTCATGCATTATTAATAAAAAATTATATTTTTCAGTTTGTTTTTGCCAATAAGGAGTGGTTTTACAGTTATGTTGTATTTTTATAACATCTTCTTTTAAAGCAAAACCAGCATCTAAAAAATTTTCCATTATGTAAAAGGATAAAGGAATATAATGTTTCCTTTTTCTAAGATCTCCAATAAGAATAGCACAGTAATGATTTGGTTTTAGGACTCTATATAAATGGTTTATACCTTTGCGAAAAATTCTACAAAATTTTTCTATGCTAGAAATATTAGAAAGGTCGCCGGTAATTTCGCCATTGGAATACCTAATTATATTAGCATAAGGCGGATGGGTAATAATCAGGTCAATAGAATTATCTTGTATTTCTTTAAGGTTGGTTAAATCCCCTACCTTTATTGAATAATATGGTTCATCTAGTGCTCCAGGGAGAGTAAAATCCATAGCTTTATTGGCCAACTTTACAAACTTAGGGTTAATATCAAAACCAATAAAATTTCTTCCAGTAAGCCTGCATTCAATACCAGTGGTGCCTCCCCCTACTGTAGGATCAAGAACTATATCACTGGTATTAGAATATCTCTCTATCACATTTCTTGGTATTTGGGGAGCAAAATTACCTCTAAAATTAGAGGTATGAGTAGCCCATTTCCCTCTATCAGGAAAAGACCAAACTGAAGTAATCTCTTTTTTCAGGTTTAATTGCATCTAGGAATAATTTCTGATTATTAATTCCTTTATTTCGCCTCTTTTTGTCCCTATGCAGTTAATGCTTCTCTTTGCCAATACTCTCTCTATATTATAATGGCTATAAAGTTTATCAAAAAAATCATCTTCTGGGTTTTCATTTTTAGGATCTGAGTTACTCAGCATTAGTAGTGCATCCCTTTGATCCATTTTTTTATAAAGGTGGGCTAACCTTATCTGGTCTTCTTCGGAAAAAGATTCTTTGCTATAGCTTGTAAAATTTGATGAACCATTTAGAGGTCTGTAAGGGGGATCTAAATAAATAAAACTTCCCTTTCTGATATATTTTTCTAAGTTTTCAAAATCTGAACATATAATTTCAGTATCCTTCAGGGCTTCTTGTACTTCCAAAATATTAGCTTTATTACAAATATTAGGGTTTTTATAAGACCCATAAGGTACGTTAAAGCCACCCTTTCTATTTTGTCTAAACAGGCCGTTATAACAGGTTTTATTTAGAAAAATCAGATAGGCAGTTCTAATTATCCAATTAAAATTAAAACTATCATAATTAAAACCCGGTTGCTGCATGTTATATCTGGCTCTAATCTTATAAAAGAATTCCTTCCTTTGATTGGTGGTACCTTTTAAATAGGATTTTTCTAGCATAGCAAGCTTTTCTATAAGTTGGTGAGGGTAGTCTCTAACAGTTTTGTAAGCTAGAACTAATTCTTGATTTATATCCA includes the following:
- a CDS encoding MutH/Sau3AI family endonuclease — its product is MFKNGKQNKGWKGLVLERLAGLNNNCSKASNGENFELKSVAFYYVKGKLVPKETMAITMINKNELRDTSFYKSHCWQKLKTIIFCAVSWEGKNIPKSKLLKVDIIDLEKDRELIDEIESDYEYIRNKLVMDGFESLTGKDGKWIQARTKGAGHGSRSRAFYARKRFIEKILDYS
- a CDS encoding DNA methyltransferase yields the protein MQLNLKKEITSVWSFPDRGKWATHTSNFRGNFAPQIPRNVIERYSNTSDIVLDPTVGGGTTGIECRLTGRNFIGFDINPKFVKLANKAMDFTLPGALDEPYYSIKVGDLTNLKEIQDNSIDLIITHPPYANIIRYSNGEITGDLSNISSIEKFCRIFRKGINHLYRVLKPNHYCAILIGDLRKRKHYIPLSFYIMENFLDAGFALKEDVIKIQHNCKTTPYWQKQTEKYNFLLIMHEHLFIFRKPDLLENLSNIKFSTNYIKSSKDKISPEKETR
- a CDS encoding DNA adenine methylase, with amino-acid sequence MSKLKLLEEKKAKPFLKWAGGKNQLIPELAKRLPLKIIELGKIDYYIEPFIGGGAFFFYLKNNYIINQAVLMDINQELVLAYKTVRDYPHQLIEKLAMLEKSYLKGTTNQRKEFFYKIRARYNMQQPGFNYDSFNFNWIIRTAYLIFLNKTCYNGLFRQNRKGGFNVPYGSYKNPNICNKANILEVQEALKDTEIICSDFENLEKYIRKGSFIYLDPPYRPLNGSSNFTSYSKESFSEEDQIRLAHLYKKMDQRDALLMLSNSDPKNENPEDDFFDKLYSHYNIERVLAKRSINCIGTKRGEIKELIIRNYS